In the genome of Pseudarthrobacter sp. IC2-21, one region contains:
- a CDS encoding ubiquitin-like domain-containing protein produces the protein MVKLFTTDGKFSFIKIGTQLVVLCALVAGLVAFVGNNKTVTLNVDGKVTSVQSFGGTVGQVVKSANVELKPSDRVSPSADVKVENGTVINVNMAKAVKVSLDGAEKTVSTTAPDVAGLVTELGVANASSVSAPKGAQLAVAGSFVSISTPKNVSVVADGKVATATTTAGTVAQVLEDAGITLGVDDRTSQPGNAHVVNNMVVKVSRVDTSQTAATSEEVAFDSLSSDSPELFKGEKKVTQAGVPGKVDRTFKLVLVDGREASRTLVSEAVSVQPVTEQVAVGTKPKPAPAAPAAGTNTGAAAPAMMNEAMWDKIAQCESTGNWSINSGNGYYGGLQFNIQTWIGAGGGAYAPNASLATKAQQIDIANKVYAQRGLQPWGCGWAASS, from the coding sequence GTGGTCAAGCTCTTCACAACGGACGGCAAGTTCAGTTTCATCAAAATCGGCACCCAACTTGTGGTGCTCTGCGCGCTGGTGGCAGGCCTCGTGGCCTTCGTCGGAAATAACAAAACCGTTACCCTCAATGTCGACGGAAAAGTGACTTCGGTCCAGTCCTTCGGCGGCACGGTTGGCCAGGTAGTGAAAAGCGCAAACGTGGAATTGAAGCCGTCCGACCGCGTCTCGCCCTCGGCGGACGTCAAAGTGGAGAACGGCACGGTCATCAACGTCAACATGGCCAAGGCCGTGAAGGTCAGCCTGGATGGTGCGGAGAAGACCGTCAGCACCACGGCGCCGGACGTGGCCGGCTTGGTCACCGAGCTCGGCGTGGCAAACGCCTCCTCGGTTTCCGCCCCGAAGGGTGCCCAGCTTGCGGTTGCGGGTTCCTTCGTTTCAATTTCGACGCCGAAGAACGTCAGCGTTGTTGCCGACGGCAAGGTCGCCACGGCCACCACGACGGCGGGAACCGTCGCCCAGGTGCTCGAAGACGCAGGCATCACCCTCGGCGTCGACGACCGGACGTCCCAGCCCGGCAACGCGCACGTTGTGAACAACATGGTTGTGAAGGTCTCCCGCGTGGATACCAGCCAGACTGCCGCCACCTCTGAAGAAGTGGCCTTCGACAGCCTGAGCAGCGACAGCCCTGAGTTGTTCAAGGGCGAGAAAAAGGTCACCCAGGCCGGCGTGCCCGGAAAGGTCGACAGGACCTTCAAGCTGGTCCTCGTGGACGGCCGTGAAGCTTCCCGGACGCTGGTCTCCGAAGCCGTCTCCGTCCAGCCTGTGACGGAGCAGGTCGCCGTGGGCACCAAGCCGAAGCCGGCCCCCGCTGCACCTGCCGCGGGCACCAACACCGGTGCTGCAGCCCCGGCCATGATGAACGAGGCCATGTGGGACAAGATCGCGCAGTGCGAATCCACCGGTAACTGGTCCATTAACTCGGGCAACGGCTACTACGGCGGCCTGCAGTTCAACATCCAGACGTGGATCGGCGCCGGTGGCGGGGCATACGCCCCCAACGCCAGCCTGGCCACCAAGGCACAGCAGATCGACATCGCCAACAAGGTTTACGCGCAGCGCGGCCTGCAGCCGTGGGGCTGTGGCTGGGCCGCTTCAAGCTAG
- the rsmA gene encoding 16S rRNA (adenine(1518)-N(6)/adenine(1519)-N(6))-dimethyltransferase RsmA encodes MTEPTAAAPAPLFGASDIRRLAEEIGIRPTKTLGQNFVIDGNTIRRIVSVANIGADETVLEVGPGLGSLTLGLLDAAKAVVAVEIDPVLAAKLPATVRAWRPGAADSFHLVQADAMKVTSLPVEPTALVANLPYNVAVPVVLHLLQHFPSLQHGLVMVQDEVADRLAAGPGSKTYGVPSVKAAWYSSMRKAGVIGMNVFWPAPKIHSGLVAFTRREPPVTTATRQQVFAVIDAAFAQRRKTLRAALAGWAGGAAEAERCLVSAGVDPTARGEVIDIHAFARIAEAREATA; translated from the coding sequence GTGACTGAACCGACTGCCGCCGCGCCCGCACCCCTCTTCGGCGCTTCCGACATCCGCCGACTGGCAGAGGAAATTGGCATCCGGCCCACCAAAACACTCGGCCAGAACTTCGTCATTGACGGCAACACCATCCGCCGCATTGTCTCGGTGGCCAACATCGGGGCGGATGAGACGGTCCTGGAAGTCGGCCCCGGCCTCGGTTCGCTGACGCTCGGCCTGCTGGACGCGGCGAAAGCGGTAGTCGCCGTCGAAATTGATCCGGTCCTCGCCGCGAAGCTCCCCGCAACGGTGCGCGCCTGGCGGCCCGGGGCCGCCGACTCATTCCACCTTGTCCAGGCCGACGCGATGAAGGTCACCTCCCTGCCCGTCGAGCCCACCGCCCTCGTGGCGAACCTTCCGTACAACGTGGCCGTGCCCGTGGTCCTGCACCTGCTCCAGCACTTCCCGAGCCTGCAGCACGGACTGGTGATGGTCCAGGACGAAGTGGCGGACAGGCTGGCCGCCGGGCCCGGGTCCAAGACCTACGGCGTGCCGTCCGTCAAGGCCGCCTGGTACAGCAGCATGCGCAAGGCCGGAGTGATCGGCATGAACGTCTTTTGGCCGGCGCCCAAGATCCACTCCGGCCTCGTAGCCTTCACCCGCCGGGAACCGCCCGTCACAACGGCCACCCGGCAGCAGGTGTTCGCCGTGATCGATGCCGCCTTTGCCCAGCGCCGCAAAACGCTCCGGGCGGCCCTGGCAGGCTGGGCCGGCGGCGCTGCGGAAGCCGAGCGCTGCCTGGTGTCCGCAGGCGTGGACCCCACAGCGCGGGGCGAAGTCATCGACATCCACGCGTTCGCACGGATTGCCGAAGCCCGGGAGGCGACAGCATGA
- a CDS encoding 4-(cytidine 5'-diphospho)-2-C-methyl-D-erythritol kinase, which produces MNALAGRFPARTVRVKAPGKVNVSLDVGPLRPDGYHSVASVYLAVSLYEEVAATSTQTPGITVSISPESTLDLDGVDIPLDENNLAYRAAAMMADVSEHATGVHLEITKRVPVAGGMGGGSADAAATLLACDALWNSGLSRDELAHIAADLGADVPFSLLGGTAVGLGLGDELSPALVKAQTDWVLVAADYGLATPEVFRTLDRLRDAEGHEAAEPMAVDPRILQALRGGDAVALSKVLVNDLQRASIELAPKLRHTLGRGEALGALAGLVSGSGPTVALLTRSPAAADSLAEDLRHYGLTAFPVHGPVHGARIISDTLL; this is translated from the coding sequence ATGAATGCCCTGGCCGGACGGTTCCCCGCGCGGACGGTCCGGGTGAAGGCGCCCGGAAAGGTCAACGTCTCCCTGGACGTGGGACCCCTGCGGCCCGATGGATACCACTCAGTGGCCAGCGTCTACCTCGCGGTGTCCCTCTATGAGGAAGTTGCCGCCACCAGTACCCAGACGCCCGGGATCACGGTCAGCATCAGCCCGGAAAGCACCCTGGACCTGGACGGGGTGGACATCCCGCTGGACGAAAACAACCTGGCCTACAGGGCCGCCGCCATGATGGCCGATGTGTCGGAGCACGCCACGGGCGTCCACCTGGAGATCACCAAGCGGGTCCCGGTGGCCGGCGGCATGGGCGGCGGCTCGGCCGACGCCGCCGCCACCCTCCTGGCCTGTGATGCCCTGTGGAACAGCGGCCTGTCCAGGGACGAACTGGCGCACATCGCGGCAGACCTGGGCGCCGACGTCCCGTTTTCGCTCCTCGGGGGCACCGCCGTCGGGCTCGGCCTGGGTGACGAACTCTCACCGGCGCTGGTGAAGGCACAAACTGACTGGGTGCTGGTGGCAGCCGACTACGGCCTGGCCACCCCCGAAGTCTTCCGCACCCTGGACCGGCTCCGTGATGCTGAAGGCCACGAAGCAGCCGAGCCGATGGCGGTGGATCCGCGGATCCTGCAGGCGCTCCGCGGAGGCGATGCGGTGGCCCTCAGCAAGGTCCTGGTCAACGACCTCCAGCGTGCCTCCATTGAACTTGCCCCCAAGCTCCGCCATACCCTGGGACGGGGTGAAGCCCTCGGTGCCCTCGCGGGGCTTGTCTCCGGTTCCGGTCCCACCGTGGCGCTCCTGACCCGCAGTCCCGCCGCCGCGGACAGCCTGGCCGAGGACCTGCGGCATTACGGCCTCACCGCGTTTCCCGTGCACGGGCCCGTTCACGGCGCCCGAATCATCTCCGATACGCTCCTTTAA
- a CDS encoding ABC-F family ATP-binding cassette domain-containing protein, with product MAHLLGGENLTVSYATRTVLDGITLGLEEGDRIGMVGRNGDGKSTLMRLLAMRSTPDSGRVTKRSEVNIGYLDQSDVLDGDLTVGAAIVGDQADYEWARNPQIREVMGGLVSDVDWHANVHALSGGQKRRVALAKLLIEDHDVIMLDEPTNHLDVEGVAWLSRHLKTRWRPNQGAFLVVTHDRWFLDEVCTKTWEIHDGIMDPFDGGYAAYVLARAERDRAASVTEGKRQQLVKKELAWLRRGAPARTAKPKFRIEAANALIADVPEPRDSTALSKMATARLGKDVLDLENVSLDFLGGDAGQKLFDNITLRLAPGERLGLVGVNGAGKTTLLKLLNGEIQPTTGKVKRGKTVVTAVLTQEVKELDDVSDLRVIEVIEREKRSFNVGGKEFTAGQLVEQLGFTNEKQWTPVKDLSGGERRRLQLLRLLVGEPNVLMLDEPTNDLDTDTLAAVEDVLDGWPGTLVVVSHDRYLLERVTDHQMALLGDGKIRALPRGVDQYLELRESALAGSTITGGGNPVTGASGSSASAASGASEAAKRDARKAKNRIERQMGKLEQAEKKIHDQMVKSTADSDFDALAEQNKKLKDLAGEREGLELEWLEALEVLGE from the coding sequence TTGGCACACCTTCTTGGCGGCGAGAACCTCACAGTTTCGTACGCAACGCGCACCGTCCTGGACGGCATCACCCTTGGCCTGGAGGAGGGTGACCGGATCGGGATGGTGGGCCGGAACGGTGACGGCAAATCGACCCTCATGCGCCTGCTTGCCATGCGGTCCACCCCGGATTCCGGCAGGGTCACCAAGCGCAGCGAAGTCAACATCGGCTACCTGGACCAGAGCGACGTGCTCGACGGCGACCTCACCGTCGGCGCCGCGATCGTGGGGGACCAGGCCGACTACGAGTGGGCCCGCAACCCGCAGATCCGCGAGGTCATGGGCGGCCTGGTGTCCGACGTCGACTGGCACGCCAACGTCCATGCCCTCTCCGGCGGACAGAAACGGCGTGTGGCCCTGGCCAAGCTCCTCATCGAGGACCATGACGTGATCATGCTCGATGAGCCCACCAACCACCTCGACGTCGAAGGCGTCGCCTGGCTGTCCAGGCACCTGAAGACCCGCTGGCGCCCCAACCAGGGCGCCTTCCTGGTGGTCACCCACGACCGCTGGTTCCTCGATGAAGTCTGCACCAAAACGTGGGAAATCCACGACGGCATCATGGATCCGTTCGACGGCGGCTACGCGGCGTACGTCCTGGCCCGCGCTGAGCGCGACCGGGCGGCGTCGGTCACCGAAGGAAAGCGCCAGCAGCTGGTGAAGAAGGAACTCGCCTGGCTGCGCCGCGGAGCCCCGGCCCGCACGGCCAAGCCCAAGTTCCGCATCGAGGCCGCCAACGCCCTGATTGCCGACGTCCCGGAGCCCCGCGACTCGACGGCGCTGAGCAAGATGGCCACGGCCCGGCTCGGCAAGGACGTCTTGGACCTCGAGAACGTGTCCCTGGACTTCCTCGGCGGCGACGCCGGCCAGAAACTTTTCGACAACATCACCCTCCGCCTTGCCCCGGGGGAGCGGCTGGGCCTGGTGGGCGTCAACGGCGCCGGCAAGACCACACTGCTGAAGCTCCTGAACGGTGAAATCCAGCCGACCACCGGCAAGGTCAAGCGTGGCAAGACCGTGGTCACCGCCGTGCTCACGCAGGAAGTCAAAGAGCTCGACGACGTCTCGGACCTCCGCGTCATCGAGGTCATCGAGCGCGAGAAGCGCTCCTTCAACGTGGGAGGCAAGGAGTTCACTGCCGGCCAGCTCGTGGAGCAGCTCGGCTTCACGAACGAGAAGCAGTGGACCCCGGTCAAGGACCTCTCCGGCGGTGAGCGGCGGCGCCTCCAGCTGCTCCGCCTGCTCGTGGGTGAACCCAACGTGCTGATGCTCGATGAGCCCACCAACGACCTCGACACGGACACCCTCGCCGCCGTCGAGGATGTCCTGGACGGCTGGCCCGGCACGCTCGTCGTAGTCAGCCACGACCGCTACCTCCTGGAGCGCGTCACCGACCACCAGATGGCGCTGCTGGGCGACGGCAAGATCCGTGCCCTGCCCCGCGGCGTGGACCAGTACCTGGAACTCCGCGAATCCGCCCTCGCCGGCTCCACCATCACCGGCGGCGGCAACCCCGTGACCGGCGCCAGCGGCAGTTCCGCCTCTGCTGCAAGCGGCGCTTCCGAGGCAGCCAAACGGGACGCCCGCAAGGCCAAGAACCGCATCGAACGCCAAATGGGCAAACTGGAGCAGGCCGAAAAGAAGATCCACGACCAAATGGTCAAGAGCACGGCCGACTCCGACTTCGACGCCCTTGCCGAGCAGAACAAGAAGCTCAAGGACCTCGCCGGCGAACGAGAAGGCCTCGAACTCGAATGGCTCGAGGCCCTGGAAGTACTCGGCGAATAG
- a CDS encoding TetR/AcrR family transcriptional regulator has protein sequence MSNNPPRARMTGVQRRSQLIDIGRGLFAARGLDGTTIEEIAACAGVSKPVIYEHFGSKEGLYTQVVDFEFRILLDVITAALTEEAKPRILVERAALALLTYIEDHTEGFRILMRDAPPSQPEGAFSTLLSHITARVEHILSDEFDRRGLSAADGAMYAQMLVGMVAMTGQWWQDSRQPDKQTVAAHLVNLAWNGLTGLKKDPELMSEG, from the coding sequence GTGAGTAACAACCCACCCCGGGCACGGATGACCGGCGTACAGAGGCGCAGCCAACTGATCGACATCGGCCGCGGCCTCTTCGCCGCCCGAGGACTCGACGGCACCACCATCGAGGAAATCGCGGCCTGCGCCGGGGTTTCCAAACCGGTGATCTACGAGCACTTCGGCTCCAAGGAAGGCCTTTACACCCAGGTGGTGGACTTCGAATTCCGGATCCTGCTGGACGTGATCACGGCAGCCCTGACGGAGGAAGCGAAGCCCCGCATTCTCGTCGAACGCGCGGCACTCGCCCTGCTCACCTACATCGAAGACCACACCGAAGGGTTCCGGATCCTGATGCGGGATGCTCCCCCGTCCCAGCCCGAAGGCGCCTTCTCCACCCTGCTCTCGCACATCACAGCCCGGGTTGAACACATCTTGTCTGACGAATTTGACCGCCGTGGCCTGAGCGCGGCCGACGGTGCCATGTACGCCCAGATGCTCGTGGGCATGGTGGCCATGACAGGCCAGTGGTGGCAGGACAGCCGCCAGCCCGACAAGCAGACCGTAGCCGCCCACCTGGTAAACCTCGCCTGGAACGGCCTGACCGGCCTCAAGAAGGACCCGGAGCTGATGAGCGAAGGCTGA
- the glmU gene encoding bifunctional UDP-N-acetylglucosamine diphosphorylase/glucosamine-1-phosphate N-acetyltransferase GlmU, with protein MIPENTGPAAVIVLAAGAGTRMKSRTPKILHEIGGRSMVGHALLAARSINPGRLALVVRHERDLVAGHLNELDPEALIVDQDDVPGTGRAVEAALEALDAREKLEGTVVVTYGDVPLLTGGLLADLVATHEREGNAVTVLTALLDDATGYGRILRGDDGSVTGIREHKDATEAERLIREVNSGIYAFDAAVLRDALVHVTTDNSQGEKYLTDVLGLARQAGGRVAAVVTEDRWQVEGANDRVQLAALGAELNRRTVEAWMRAGVTVVDPATTWIDSGVVLDEDVRILPNTQLHGATSVARDAVVGPDTTLTDVQVGEGATVVRTHGSGAVIGPRAAVGPFTYLRPGTVLGEKGKIGAFYETKNVTIGRGSKLSHLGYAGDAEIGEDTNIGCGNITANYDGEKKHRTVIGSGVRTGSNTVFVAPVTVGDGAYSGAGAVIRKDVPAGALVLSVAAQRNAEGWVVAHRPGSRSAELAQAASDSSHTPASTEEGK; from the coding sequence GTGATCCCCGAGAATACCGGCCCAGCCGCCGTCATCGTTCTGGCAGCAGGCGCCGGTACCCGGATGAAATCCCGTACCCCCAAGATTTTGCATGAGATCGGCGGCCGCTCCATGGTGGGCCACGCGCTCCTCGCAGCCCGCAGCATCAACCCCGGCCGGTTGGCCCTGGTGGTCCGCCACGAGCGCGACCTGGTTGCCGGCCACCTGAACGAGTTGGACCCTGAAGCGCTGATCGTGGACCAGGATGACGTGCCCGGTACCGGCCGCGCCGTCGAGGCCGCACTGGAGGCCCTGGACGCCCGGGAGAAGCTCGAAGGCACCGTGGTTGTTACTTACGGTGATGTTCCCCTCCTGACCGGTGGCCTGCTGGCCGACCTGGTGGCCACCCACGAACGTGAGGGCAACGCCGTTACGGTGCTCACCGCCCTGCTCGATGACGCCACGGGCTACGGCCGGATCCTCCGCGGCGATGACGGCTCGGTCACCGGCATCCGCGAGCACAAGGACGCCACCGAAGCAGAACGCCTGATCCGTGAGGTCAATTCCGGAATCTACGCCTTCGACGCCGCGGTCCTCCGCGACGCGCTGGTGCACGTCACCACGGACAACTCCCAGGGCGAGAAGTACCTCACCGACGTCCTGGGCCTCGCACGGCAGGCAGGCGGCCGGGTGGCCGCCGTCGTCACCGAAGACCGGTGGCAGGTGGAAGGCGCCAATGACCGGGTACAGCTCGCCGCCCTTGGCGCTGAATTGAACCGCCGGACGGTCGAAGCCTGGATGCGCGCGGGAGTGACCGTTGTTGACCCCGCCACCACCTGGATCGATTCCGGGGTGGTCCTGGACGAGGACGTCCGCATCCTCCCCAACACGCAACTGCACGGCGCCACCAGCGTGGCTAGGGACGCCGTCGTTGGCCCCGACACCACCCTGACCGACGTCCAGGTCGGCGAGGGCGCCACGGTGGTCCGCACCCATGGTTCCGGCGCCGTGATCGGCCCGCGCGCCGCCGTCGGCCCCTTCACGTACCTTCGCCCCGGCACGGTCCTGGGTGAGAAGGGCAAGATCGGTGCCTTCTACGAAACCAAGAACGTCACCATCGGGCGGGGATCCAAGCTGTCCCACCTCGGTTACGCCGGCGACGCCGAGATCGGCGAGGACACCAACATCGGCTGCGGCAACATCACCGCCAATTACGACGGCGAGAAGAAGCACCGCACGGTGATCGGCTCGGGCGTCCGTACAGGTTCCAACACGGTGTTCGTTGCACCGGTCACCGTGGGGGACGGTGCCTACAGCGGCGCCGGAGCGGTGATCCGCAAGGACGTCCCGGCCGGCGCGCTCGTCCTGTCCGTTGCCGCCCAGCGCAACGCCGAAGGCTGGGTTGTTGCCCACCGCCCCGGCTCGCGCTCGGCAGAGCTCGCCCAGGCTGCGTCAGACTCCTCACATACCCCAGCATCCACAGAAGAGGGCAAGTAA
- a CDS encoding ribose-phosphate diphosphokinase, translated as MSEITAHGEKKLVLAAGRAHPELAREIAKELGTELLPIDAYDFANGEIYVRAGESVRGTDAFVIQAHPAPLNNHLMEQLIMIDSLKRASAKRITVVSPFYPYARQDKKGRGREPISARLVADLYKTAGADRIMSVDLHTSQIQGFFDGPVDHLMAIPLLADYIRTKVGADNITVVSPDTGRVRVAEQWAERLGGAPLAFVHKSRDLTVPNQAVSKTVVGQVKGRTCVLIDDMIDTGGTISGAVQVLMNAGAKDVIIAATHAVFSDPAAQRLAESGAREVVVTNTLPISSHQRFPQLTVLSIAPLIARAIHEVFDDGSVTSLFDGNA; from the coding sequence ATGAGCGAAATTACCGCACACGGCGAGAAGAAGCTGGTGCTTGCCGCCGGGCGGGCGCACCCGGAACTGGCGCGGGAAATCGCGAAGGAGTTGGGGACTGAGCTGCTGCCCATTGACGCCTACGACTTCGCCAACGGGGAAATCTATGTCCGCGCCGGCGAAAGTGTCCGCGGCACCGACGCGTTCGTCATCCAGGCCCACCCGGCGCCACTGAACAACCACCTGATGGAACAGCTGATCATGATTGATTCGCTGAAGCGTGCCTCCGCCAAGCGGATCACGGTGGTATCGCCGTTCTACCCGTACGCGCGCCAGGACAAGAAGGGCCGCGGCCGCGAACCCATCTCCGCCCGGCTGGTTGCGGACCTGTACAAGACCGCCGGCGCTGACCGCATCATGAGCGTTGACCTGCACACCTCACAGATCCAGGGCTTCTTCGACGGCCCCGTGGACCACCTCATGGCCATCCCCCTGCTGGCGGACTACATCCGGACCAAGGTGGGCGCCGACAATATCACGGTTGTTTCCCCGGACACCGGCCGCGTCCGCGTCGCCGAGCAGTGGGCAGAGCGCCTGGGCGGGGCCCCGCTGGCGTTTGTGCACAAGAGCCGCGACCTCACCGTGCCCAACCAGGCCGTATCCAAAACGGTCGTGGGCCAGGTCAAGGGCCGGACCTGCGTGTTGATCGATGACATGATCGACACCGGCGGCACCATCTCCGGAGCGGTCCAGGTGCTCATGAATGCCGGTGCCAAGGACGTCATCATCGCCGCGACGCACGCAGTGTTCTCCGACCCCGCCGCCCAGCGGCTCGCCGAATCCGGTGCCCGTGAAGTGGTGGTCACCAACACCCTGCCGATTTCCTCGCACCAGCGCTTCCCGCAGTTGACGGTGCTGTCCATCGCGCCCCTGATCGCCCGCGCCATCCATGAAGTGTTCGACGACGGTTCGGTCACCAGCCTGTTCGACGGCAACGCTTAA
- a CDS encoding 50S ribosomal protein L25/general stress protein Ctc, translated as MSEQKLAAEVRTEFGKGFARRARMANLIPAVIYGHGAEPIHITLPAKATTLAVRTANALLSLDVNGEDHLALVKDVQRDPIKQIIEHIDLLTVRKGEKVTVDIPVHVVGELAPGNVFNQELTVISLEAEATHLPTGIEVDIEGRTAGQHILASDLVLPKGSVLLADADALVINISEATEVSDEEAQASSEAAAE; from the coding sequence ATGTCTGAGCAGAAGCTCGCAGCAGAAGTACGCACCGAATTCGGCAAGGGCTTTGCCCGCCGCGCCCGCATGGCCAACCTGATCCCCGCCGTCATCTACGGCCACGGCGCCGAGCCGATCCACATCACGCTGCCTGCCAAGGCCACCACCCTGGCAGTCCGCACGGCCAACGCCCTGCTGTCCCTGGACGTCAACGGCGAAGATCACCTGGCCCTGGTCAAGGACGTCCAGCGCGACCCCATCAAGCAGATCATCGAGCACATCGACCTGCTGACCGTCCGCAAGGGCGAGAAGGTCACCGTGGACATCCCGGTCCACGTTGTTGGCGAACTGGCCCCGGGCAACGTCTTCAACCAGGAACTGACCGTCATCTCCCTCGAGGCCGAGGCAACCCACCTGCCCACCGGCATCGAGGTAGACATCGAAGGCCGCACCGCCGGTCAGCACATTCTCGCGTCCGACCTGGTCCTGCCGAAGGGTTCCGTGCTGCTGGCAGACGCCGACGCCCTGGTCATCAACATCTCCGAGGCCACCGAGGTCTCCGACGAAGAGGCCCAGGCTTCCTCTGAAGCCGCTGCCGAGTAA
- the pth gene encoding aminoacyl-tRNA hydrolase: MTDTWLIVGLGNPGAEYKGNRHNVGQMVLDELAGRLGGNFKTHKARAQVLEGRLGIGGPRVVLAKPMSYMNVSGGPVAALSNFYDIGPDRVVAVHDEIDIPFKTVRLKCGGGEGGHNGLRDISKALGTKDYLRVRVGVGRPPGRMDTADYVLRDFGSAERKDLPFLLDEAADAVEMLIREGLTAAQQKFHPAKTDV, translated from the coding sequence ATGACTGACACCTGGCTGATTGTCGGCCTCGGAAACCCCGGAGCCGAATACAAAGGCAACAGGCACAACGTTGGCCAGATGGTTCTTGACGAACTCGCCGGCCGGCTCGGCGGAAACTTCAAAACCCATAAAGCCCGGGCCCAGGTCCTCGAAGGGCGGCTGGGGATTGGGGGACCGCGAGTGGTGCTCGCCAAGCCAATGAGCTACATGAACGTCTCCGGCGGCCCCGTGGCCGCCCTGTCGAATTTTTATGACATTGGACCGGACCGGGTGGTGGCGGTGCACGATGAGATTGATATCCCGTTCAAGACCGTCAGGCTCAAGTGCGGCGGCGGCGAGGGCGGCCACAACGGACTCAGGGATATCTCCAAAGCACTCGGCACCAAGGACTACCTGAGGGTCAGGGTGGGGGTGGGCCGCCCGCCGGGCCGCATGGATACCGCCGACTATGTGCTCCGTGACTTTGGCAGCGCCGAGCGTAAGGACCTGCCGTTTCTGCTGGATGAAGCTGCGGATGCGGTGGAGATGCTGATCAGGGAAGGGCTGACCGCGGCGCAGCAGAAGTTCCACCCCGCAAAGACCGACGTGTAG